A single Harpia harpyja isolate bHarHar1 chromosome 6, bHarHar1 primary haplotype, whole genome shotgun sequence DNA region contains:
- the ECHDC3 gene encoding LOW QUALITY PROTEIN: enoyl-CoA hydratase domain-containing protein 3, mitochondrial (The sequence of the model RefSeq protein was modified relative to this genomic sequence to represent the inferred CDS: inserted 1 base in 1 codon; substituted 1 base at 1 genomic stop codon) — protein sequence MDARKNKRSQEVSRRLYSQRAGAIGPEPXPDGRSGVSVPVYSLPSQHSPPRGQTRAVLPPQRYPRHXPPPLRAEAAPPRGGPAPRPPKPAAPARGGLQAAGLGDGSEPPAPPRPAAMAAAELWRLRRPLAAAFSRAAAAGSGRPPPPPEKLTVRRQAEGVRNIILNDPRKRNALSLSMLQSLREDLLHDVKSKDLRVIIISAEGPVFCSGHDLKELSSEDDVKHHSRVFEICAEVMTLIQKLPVPVIAKVNGLATAAGCQLVASCDIAVASEKSQFATPGVNIGLFCSTPAVALGRSLPRKVALEMLFTGEPLSAQEALMHGLVSKVVPEDKLEEETMKISHKICESSKSVLALGKATFYRQMTQDLDAAYKMTTQVMVDNLTLRDGQEGIEAFIQKRKPVWSHSQDEKK from the exons GCCAGGAAGAACAAGAGGTCCCAGGAGGTCTCTCGCCGGCTCTACAGCCAACGCGCTGGGGCCATCGGGCCCGAGCCCTGACCCGACGGCCGAAGCGGGGTGTCTGTACCGGTTTATTCTCTCCCCTCACAGCACTCACCGCCCCGGGGGCAGACCCGGGCCGTCCTCCCCCCGCAGCGTTACCCGAGAC CCCCGCCTCCCCTCAGGGCCGAGGCAGCACCgccccgcggcggcccggccccgcgcccgccaaAGCCGGCGGCTCCGGCTCGGGGCGGGCTGCAGGCCGCCGGCCTAGGGGACGGTAGCgagccgcccgccccgcctcgcccggCAGCCATGGCCGCCGCCGAGCTGTGGCGGCTGAGGCGGCCCCTGGCCGCCGCCTTCAGcagggccgcggcggcgggaagcgggcggccgccccccccgccggaGAAGCTGACGGTCCGGCGGCAGGCGGAGGGCGTCCG AAACATTATCTTGAACGACCCGAGGAAGAGAAACGCCCTGTCCCTCTCCATGCTGCAGTCCCTCAGGGAGGACCTGCTGCACGACGTCAAAAGCAAAGACCTCCGAGTGATCATCATTTCAG CTGAAGGACCTGTGTTTTGTTCTGGCCATGATTTAAAGGAACTGTCAAGTGAAGACGACGTGAAGCATCATTCCCGAGTATTTGAAATATGTGCAGAG GTTATGACTTTAATCCAGAAACTTCCAGTACCAGTGATTGCCAAAGTAAATGGCTTGGCTACAGCAGCAGGCTGTCAGCTTGTGGCAAGCTGTGACATCGCAGTGGCAAGTGAGAAATCTCAATTTGCTACTCCTGGAGTAAACATTGGTCTGTTTTGCTCCACACCAGCTGTGGCCTTGGGCAGATCTCTTCCAAGAAAG GTGGCATTAGAGATGCTTTTCACGGGTGAACCTCTTTCTGCCCAAGAAGCATTAATGCACGGGCTTGTCAGCAAGGTGGTACCAGAAGACAAGCTGGAAGAAGAGACCATGAAAATCTCTCACAAGATATGCGAAAGCAGCAAATCTGTCCTGGCATTGGGGAAAGCCACCTTTTACAGACAGATGACGCAGGACCTCGATGCTGCTTACAAAATGACTACTCAGGTCATGGTAGACAATTTGACTTTGAGAGATGGGCAGGAAGGTATTGAAGCCTTTATTCAGAAACGTAAGCCTGTCTGGTCACACtctcaggatgagaagaaatga